From Candidatus Omnitrophota bacterium:
CCACCCTGCTGCCTCGGGGCATCTTCGAGCTTAGCAAATATCATCCTGCCCGCGGATGTCTGTAAAACACTTGTGACTGTAACCTTCGCTACCTGGCCTATCAGATGCCTGGTATTATCTACTACGACCATCGTCCCGTCATCCAAGTACCCTACCCCCTGATTATATTCTTTTCCCTCTTTGGATATCCTGACTTCCATAGCTTCGCCCGGAAGGACGACGGGCCGCAGCGCATTAGCAAGTTCATTAATATTAAGTACGGTAACGCCTTGAAGCTCGGCTATCTTATTTAAATTAAAATCATTAGTAACAACTTTGGCGCTAAGAAGCTGGCCCATCTTGACCAATTTCGCGTCAACATCCTTTATGTCCGGAAAGTCTTCTTCCTGTATCCTTACATTAAGCTTGGAGTTCTTCTGTATTCTGTTTAATATATCCAGCCCGCGTCTGCCGCGATTGCGCTTCAAAGCATCCTGCGAATCCGCGATCTGCTGAAGCTCCCTTAATACAAACCTCGGTATCACTATCCTTCCCTCGACAAATCTCGTATCCAGTATATCGGCGATCCTGCCGTCGATTATAACGCTTGTATCAAGAAGCACTACATCTTCGCGCTCGTCCTGCCTGACGAATTTTACATAAGGGATTACGAGATTAAATTCGTCTTTTCCCCTCATCGCTATAACCATGCCCAAATAGCAGAATACCAGGATCAACACTATCTGCAGCGACGAAAATAGTTCTATGCTCATCGGGATTAGCTTCAGCACGCTGGTAAGTATCCATGCCATGAAAAATCCGAATATCAGCCCGAACACAGCCGCTGAAAGGTTCCTGACAGAGAATCGCCTCATCCCGACTTCCACTAATATTATCGTGCTCGAACCTATGAGGCCGCATAGGGCGCCGCCTATCTGCCACGTCATATTAAAATTACCCAAAAGCGCGCCGACATAATAACCTACTATGGTACTGACTACTACGAAAAAAGCCCTTAAGTATAATACCGTCATATGTTATCCCTCTTTCTATTGACCCCGGGGTTTATTAAGAAGTTTCCAAGGGTTATTCTTTATGTCCTCGGTAAATGCCTCGAGATTCTTATATACAGAGTCATCCGTCAATAATTTACCCACCGTGCCCTCGCCGTTCTTCAGCCTCGTAACCACTGTATTGACCGAATCTGTGAGGCTCCCTAATTTTTCAAATATCTTATTTACCGAAGCCGGATCCTTGCCAATAAGCATATCGCCGTCTTTCAAAAATCGCTCACCTATACCCGGAGATATTTCAAGATATTTTTCACCCATAAATCCTAAAGTATTTATCGTCGCGACCGCTTCTTCATCTATCTTTACGCTTTCCTTGATCCACGCGTTCAGCTGCGCTTTCGTCTTCTTTTCCGTCTCATTATAATATATTTTGAGCCCGTCTATCTGGCCCACCCCTACTCCGGCCAGTCTCACAGGAGCGCTTGGGCCTATGCCGTCGACAAAGTTGAAATCTATCTTTATATGGTAGCCGCGCTTTACGAGATTTATGTCACCTATGGAAAATACTATTATGAATAATATGGCTATGCCTATCATTATAAATATACCGACCTTCAATTCAAAAATTTTTGTTCCGTCCATGTATTCCCTCCGTATTGTAGTTCATTTAAATCTAACCTGGTTAGTCTAACCAGGTTAGATTAGGTGCTCGAAATCGATGCCTTCTGTTATAGGGCCGGTGCCGGCGCCTGTAATAAACTGCTTAACTATGGGATCCTTTGTATTTTTTATATGATCCGGCGTCCCGTCAGCTATTATTTTACCATTATACAACATGGTTATCCTGTCCGCTATCTTGTAAGCGCTCGTCATATCATGCGTAACCGCTATCGACGTCATCTTGAACCTGGCATGCAGCTGCACTATCAGGTCGTTTATAGAATCGCCCATTATCGGATCAAGCCCGGTCGTAGGTTCATCATAAAGAATTATCTGCGGCCTCACGAGGATTGCCCTTGCCAACCCCACGCGTTTCTTCATACCTCCGGATAATTCCGCGGGCTTTTTGTCCTCTATATCCTTCAATCCCACGAGCGCCAGGCACTCTTTAACGCGTTTTGCCACCTCCTGCTTCGTCGCGTTGGTGTGCTCCAGCATACTGAACCCGACATTTTCAAATATGGTAAGCGAATCAAAAAGAGCGGCGCCCTGAAATAGCATTCCAAACTTCATCCTGATCTCGTTGAGCTCCTTCTCATCCATGCGCGTTGTGTTTTTGCCGTCGATAAGAATATTCCCCGAATCCGGTTTTAGCAAGCCTATTATATGCTTTAATAGGACGCTCTTGCCGCAGCCGGACCTGCCTATTATTACAGTGGTCTCACCGTCTCTTACATTGAGGTTTAGATTATCTAAAACCTTGTGCCCGCCGAAAGTCTTGGAAACGTTTATTATCTCTATCATAAAAGATACCGTTTAATTTAAGAAATAGAATAACGCCGTAAAGAAACAGTCGGACGCTATTATTAAAATGAAACTCGTGACTACGCTCGATGTCGTAGCTTTGCCTACACCCTCCGCCCCGCCTTCGGCCCTCATCCCTTCAAAACAGGCGACAATGCATATTATCATCGCGAAGAACGTGCTTTTTATGAGGCCAGTGTATATATCTTTGTACCTCAATGCCTTCCAGGTCATCTTCATATACATGGAGTGGCTCACATCTAATTTATAGACACCTATCAGGTATCCGCCCAGGCCGCCTATGATATCGGAGTACAGGGTCAGTATAGGTATCATGATAACAAGCGCCAGAAACCTCGGAACGACAAGATATTTTACCGGATTTGTTGCAAGCGTCTCAAGAGCGTCTACCTGCTCCGTAACTTTCATCGTGCCAAGCTCAGCCGTTATCGACGCGCCGGTCCTTCCGGCCACTATAAGCGCCGTCAATACCGGCCCGAGTTCGCGTGTCATCGAAAGCGCGACTAAAGACGCTATGTACATCTCGGCCGACATCTTCTGCATCTGGTACGCGCTTTGCAGGGCCAGGACCATACCGGTAAAAAGGCTTATCAGGGAAACTATCGGAAGGCTGTCCACGCCTATCCTTGACATCTGCTCTACCACGTGACGCCTTCTTAAAGGCGGGATCGGTATCCAGAAAAGCGTCTCGCCCAAAAGTATCGACGTGCCGCCGGCATACCTGACGAACTCTATGAAACGCTTTCCTACCAATTCCGCGATATTTCTGAACATTCAATTCCCCTTCTCTAGAATTTATCCTTATGTTCTAACCCAAAAAAATTCTTATTATCGCTGAACTTTAATTTTATACTGTCATTCGGATGCAGATTATACGAAAGCTCGTACTCATCCCTGTCGCGAAGGCTTTCGTCGACCTTTTCATCGTTTACATACTTTTTAAACCCGATATTGATATCTCCTACTATATTCTTCTTCATCTTGAATTCACGGACGTCCTGCCATTTAGCGGTGTCGTATCCATCCCAAAGCACGGTATCCGCGCCGTCAATTATCTTAAGATTTTCGAAAAAACTGTCTTTACCTATCCTGGCCATGTCCATATATCCCGCAAGAGTAAAAGAGCCGCTTTCGCGCGTTATGCGCGAATCGTCTATCGTTACTATAGGCCCGTCGCCTTTAAGATCAGCGCTTAAAAACTCAAATTTCATCTCGGATATCCTGCCCTTTTTTATTTCCAACCGCACTTTACTCCTAAGCTTATCTATAGGCCCTTTTAATTCCCATTTACTGTTCATGATCCCCGCGATGAACGAAGCGTACCGCGGATTAAATATAGCGAGCGTCTGCTCCAGATTCACATTATCCGTAACCGCTATCGCGTCGACAATATACGGATCTTTTAGCCCAAATTTACCGTTTATATAACATACCCTGCCAAGGTCAAGGTTGCGTATCTCAATAGCCTCTTTCGATATCCTGTAAGAAGCCCTTACGTCATTAAACGGCTTATAATTAAGTATGATGTTCTTTGCTTCTACCTCGCCCTCAAGGTTCTCTTCCGTCACATTCTTTATCGTCGCTTCGCCCGTAATATCAAAGTGCTGCAACTTTACGTGGCCGGCTATTATCTTTAAAATGGCCACTCCGCTGGCGGCAAAGTTATATTCTATCTTTACATAGCCTTCCTTGGGCCTTAATATTATATTTGCCACTCCATTCTTTATATCGCCGGACAGGTCTATCTTGTCGCCGTCAAACAATCTTATATTCCCTTTTATTGACGCGTCCTCTTTTGTCCCCTGCAGCAATATAAAGCCGGACAATATACCATTCTTCGTAGAGAAGTCTATAGTCACATAAGGCTTGCTCGAAACAAAATTTGGAAAGATAAAATTCCATATCCTGTAATTTGAAGTTATATTCTCTATATCGACAATGTCCGCAGATGCGGATCCGTCCTTTTTCAATATCTTCACATCATGGATCGCAAATGGGCTAACGATGCCGCCTTTAAGCGCGCCTATGGATATATCCACCTTACCGCTGAACATATCTTCTATCCTGCCTTCGGCTAACACTTTAAATTGCGGGGCAAACGCTTCTATCCTGCTTTCAAAGAACGCAATAAAACTTAACGCCAAAAGTATAACTAAAAGCGCTTTAAAGCGCCTTCTCGCGCGTATGTTTCTCATAACAATATCAGACTGTCGTAAACTCCAGATGGTCGGGCGTAGCCGTAACGCGCACTTTCACTCCGGGCTTATAGGTCCCTTTTATGATACCTTCGGCAAGGGGATCTTCCAGGAATCTTTGTATAGTACGCTTTAACGGGCGCGCGCCAAATACCTTATCGAATCCGCGCTCTATAAGAAAATTTTTCGCCTCTTTCGTCAGCTCTATATGTATATTCTGATCTTTAAGGCGCGTCTCAACCTCTTTCGTCTCCAGTTCCACTATATGCTCCAGGTCTTCCCTTGTAAGGGACCTGAAGACAATTATATCGTCAACCCTGTTTAAAAATTCCGGCTTGAATACTTTTTTAACTTCATCGAGCAGTCTGGTCTTCATGGACTGGTAGGTAACTTCCTCCTCCTGCGATTTAAACCCTATCGAGCCCTGCTTCTTTAAAGTCTCAGCACCTATATTTGAAGTCATTATTATTATCGTATTCCTGAAATCTACCTTTCTTCCGAACGAATCCGTGAGGCGTCCCTCTTCGAGCATCTGCAGCAGTATATTAAACACATCCGGATGCGCCTTCTCTATCTCATCCAGCAATACCACCGAATACGGACGACGCCTGACCTTCTCTGTAAGTTGTCCGCCTTCCTCATAACCCACATAGCCGGGTGGCGCGCCTACAAGTCTCGATACATTGAACTTCTCCATATACTCTGACATATCTATCTGTATTATCGCGTCCTCATCACCGAACATAAACTCCGCGAGCGCTCTTGCCACAAGCGTCTTCCCCACACCTGTAGGGCCCAGAAATATGAATGAGCCTATCGGGCGGCGCGGATCTTTTATCCCGGCGCGCGAACGCCGGACGGCGTGAGCTATAGCGCTTATAGCTTCATTCTGGCCGATAACGCGCTTGTGCATGCCGTCTTCCATATTTAAAAATTTCGCCTGTTCTTTTTCTTCCAGTTTTACGATAGGAATACCGGTCCATTTTGAAACGATGACCGCTATATCCTCATCGGTAACTTTTGGTTCAAACTTGCCGCGCGATGTCTGCCACTCCTTTTTTATTCCGCCCAACTCTTCCTTTAACTTGCGCTCTTCATCCCTGAATTTCGCGGCGCGCTCAAAGTCCTGGTTCTTTACGCTCTGTTCTTTCTCCTTTTTAACGGTCTCCATCTTGTCTTCGATATGCTTTACATCCGGCGGAGCTGTCATAACCGAAAGCCTGGAACGGGCGCCCGCCTCGTCTATAAGATCTATAGCCTTATCCGGCAGGTATCTGCCGGTAATATATCTATCGGACAACTTCGCGGCGGCCTCGACGGCCTCATCGGTAAATTTAACCCTGTGGTGAGCTTCATATTTATCGCGAAGCCCTTTTAATATATCTATCGTCTCGGCTACCGAAGGAGGCTCCACCATTATCGTCTGGAAGCGCCTCTCGAGAGCTGCGTCTTTTTCTATGTGCTTGCGGTATTCATTTAGAGTGGTTGCGCCTATACATTGTATCTCGCCGCGCGATAGCGCAGGTTTCAGTATGTTCGACGCGTCTATAGCGCCTTCCGCTCCGCCCGCGCCAACAAGAGTATGAAGCTCGTCTATGAATACTATTATATCTTCTGATCTTTTTATCTCATCCATTACAGCTTTAATTCTTTCCTCAAACTGGCCTCTGTATTTTGTCCCGGCGACCATCAGCGCTAAATCGAGTATGATGATCCTCTGATCGCGCAGTATCTCCGGAATATCGCCTGCCACTATCTTCTGCGCGAGGCCCTCGACTATGGCGGTTTTACCAACCCCTGCCTCGCCTAAAAGCACAGGATTGTTCTTTGTGCGCCTTGACAGTATCTGTATAACACGCTCTATCTCATTTTTCCTGCCGATGACTGGATCTAATTTATTATCCTTGGCCAGTTTTGTCAGGTCCCTGCCAAACGCGTCGAGCGCGGGCGTCTTAGCGTGCGATACTTTTTGGCCCATCTCGTATCCGGGGATGGATGAACCAAGAAGGTTCATGACTTCTTCACGCACCCTTTCCAGCTCAAGGCCTAAATTCATCAATACCTGCGACGCCACGCCTTCGCCTTCTCTTATCAGGCCCAATAACAAGTGTTCCGTGCCGATATAATTATGCCCCAGCGCGCGTGCTTCCTCCGTGGCAAGCTCCATAACCTTCTTTGCTTTTGGCGTGAACGGAAGATCGCCGGAAATAACTGTAGTCGGCCCCGGCTGAACGAGCTTTTCTACCTCTATCCTTATCTTGTCCGGCGTTAGGCCAAAACTCGCGAGCACAGCGGCGGCGACGCCTTCGCCTTCTCTGACCAAGCCAAGCAGTATGTGCTCTGTGCCGATGTAGTCGTGATTAAACCTCTTGGCCTCCTCCTTCGCCAAAAGTATAACTTTTCTCGCCCTCTCAGTGAATCTGTTAAACATCGCCATTATAAAATCTCCTAAGTTATGACCCTATTTTAATTTTTCCCTGATCAATTCCGCGCGCTGCGTATCGCGTTCGTTGGAACTCAGCACCTTGCCCTTAAGCTTCTGAAGGTGCGCCGGCTGCGTAAGTATCAATAGTTCGTTTACCATTCTTCTGTCCATATTCTTCACAACGCCGACGTCCACACCAAGTCTTATGGCCGAAAGAAGCGCTATCGTCTCATTGCTTGTTATTATATGCGCGTTCTTAAGAGTTCCGAACGCGCGCCATACCCTGTCTATGAGAGCGTCTTTACTCTTGGCAATTATATTTCTTCTGGTCGCCTCTTCGCGCGCTATTATCTGGTTTATTATCCTCTCAATATTGTCCATAATATCTTCTTCGGTCCGCCCCAATGACACCTGATTAGATACCTGGAATAAGTTGCCGCTTGCCTCGGTCCCTTCGCCGTACAGGCCTCTTATATTAAGACCGAGCTTAGCGGTGGCCTGCAAAATTTTTCCTATCTGTCCGGTAAATACAAGGCTCGGCAAATGCAGCATTATAGAGCCGCGCAGTCCCGTCCCGGTATTTGTGGGGCATGCGGTAAGATATCCCCATTTAGTGGAATACGCAAATGATAATTTTTTACTTAATTCCGTATCAAGAGCGTCGATTATTCTCCAGCATTCCATGAGATTCAGGCCCGACTGCAGGATCTGTATCCTGAGATGGTCCTCTTCGTTCACCATTATGCTTATTATCTCTTTTGGATCCACGATCAGCGCTTTAAATTCAACGTCCTTGGTATGCTCAGGGCTCATCAGATGGCGCTCAACAAGAAAGAGCCTGTCGACCTCGGACAGATCCTTCAGCCTTAAGAAAAGCGCGTCCTTCAGATAACTAACCGACTTGGCCGCGTCTAAAATAGCGGTCAATATCGCTTCTTGCTGCTTTTTATCGGCCCAATGCGAAAATGACAGCTTATCAAGATTCCTGGCAAGACGCGTCCTTGAAGACATAACGATATCGGAGTTAGGACCGGTGCCTTTGAGCCATTCGCAATCGTGTTTTAGAAACTCGTCCAGCTTCATCCTTAGCCTTCTTTCGCCTTCTTGTTTTCGAGATCTTTTATCTTGTCCCTCAGTTTCGCGGCCTCTTCAAATTCTTCAGTCTGTATAGCTTTCTCAAGCTGCATCTTAAGGTCCTGCAAAGTCCTCGTATCCTTGATCGTTTTTCCGGTCTTGAGAGGGACCTTGCCGACGTGCCTGTCAGAGCCGTGGATTCTTTTTAATAGCGGGGCCAACTCTTTCTTAAAGGCTTCATAGCATTCGCTGCAGCCAAGGCGCCCAAGCTTGCGGAAATTTTGGTACGTCATTCCGCAGTTCGGGCATTTTATAGAAATGGCTACTTCAGGCTCTACTGTGGTCCCCATATCCGTAAGTCCGGCCAATAGCTCGCTTAAACCGAAGTGCTCTTCCATTTCGGCGCCCTTTTCGCGCGCGCAATCTTCACAGAGGTTGAGTTTAGAAACCTGGTCATTGACTATCTCCGTCAGATGAACCGTCGCTTCTTTCTTGCCGCAAACGTCACAGAACATATTTCACTCCATCGATCTTCGTTAGTTTCTTGAATTCGATCATAAGACGCGCCGTGACAGCGCCGGGTTTGCCGGTGCCGATCCTGTTTTTATCAATTGCTGTTACGGGGATAATCTCCGCGGCCGTACCGGTCAGAAATACCTCGTCCGCCGCGTATAAATCTTCAAGCTTCAGCATCTTCTCTTCAAAGCCGGCGCCAACAGACTTTGCCAGCCCTATAACAGCGTCTCTGGTTATGCCTTCGAGCGCGCCTATACTGGTAGGCGAGGTAAAAAAATTTCCGCCCTTAACCATAAATATATTGTCCCCGGTGCATTCCGCGACATAATCGTTATAGGTAAGCATTATCGCTTCTTCGGTGCCGGCTTTAATAGCGTCTATCTTGGCCAGGATATTATTAAGATAATTCAGCGATTTTATCTTCGGATCCAGGGCATTGGCGAGATTGCGCCTTGTCTTCGCGGTAATTATCTCCAATCCATTTCGGTAAAATACTTCCGGATATAGTTTTATCTTGTCAGTAATGATAAAGATGGTTGAATATTTGCATTTCCTCGGATCGAGCCCTAAGTCTCCTGGCCCTCTTGTCACGACCAGGCGTATATAAGCCGATTTAAGGCTGTTTGCCTTAAGGGTATCTATGACAGCTTTGGACATGGCGTCTTTTGTCATCGGGATAACCATATGAATGGCATCGGCGGAGCGGTATAGTCTGTCTATATGCTCTTTTAGCTTGAAGACCAGGCCGTCATAAGAACGGATGCCCTCGAAGACACCATCTCCATATAAAAGGCCATGGTCAAACACAGACACCACTGCCTTCTCTTTATCTACCATTTTACCGTTAAGGTATATAAGCATCTCTTCCCCAAATTATAGTATATATAATATATATAATAAATGTGATTAAGTCAAATTAAGAATTACAAAAAGGTAGGCTATGCTAATTTTCCATCTTTTAAGCGGATTACGTCATCAACTCTCGACGCAAGCTTCTCATCATGGGTAACTATTACAAGGGTAGAGCCGCTTTTTGACTTCAGGTCAAATAGAAGTTCGTATATGGCCTCCCTATTCTTAGAATCGAGGTTTCCTGTAGGCTCATCGCAAAGAAGCAGATCCGGCTGGTTCGCGAGCGCTCTTGCTATCGCTACCCTCTGTGATTCTCCTCCTGAAAGACGGGATGGCAGATGGTCGAGCCTGTGTTCAAGCCCTACTGATTTTAATATATCTTTTGCTCTTTCTCTCATCCCTTGCCCCTTCATCATCATAGGGAGCATCACATTTTCCAGCGCGGTAAATTCCGACAATAGATGATAAAACTGAAATACAAATCCTACTCTTCTATTCCTGGCCGCCGCCCTATCGCAATCGGATAATCTATATATGTCGTCTCCGTCCAGCAACACTTTTCCCGACGTGGGCCTGTCCAGCCCGCCAAGCATATGCATAAATGTGGATTTGCCGGCGCCCGAAGGCCCTACTATAGCTATGGACCGGCCGGTTTTTATTTCAATGCTTATGCCGTCTACGGCCCTGACCTCTTTCGCGCCGGTCTTATATATTTTACGCAAATCTTTTATCGCTAATAATATGTTACTCATAACGCAATGCCTCTACCGCCTCGAGTTTCGACGCCCTATACGCCGGATAAATCGTAGCTATAAAACTTATTAACAGGCTCGACGCTACTATCACAAGGATGTCCTGCGGTTCAAGTTTTACAGGCAGCCTGTCTATGTAATATATATCCTGCGGCAATGTAATAAATTTATAGGTCTTCAGGCACCAGCATAAACCTAAGCCTAAGGCGGCGCCAAGCGCGGTACCCAAAGCTCCTATCATCGCCCCCTCTATAGCAAATAGCGTCATGATGTTAAATCTCGTCGCGCCGATAGATTTAAGAATACCTATATCTTTCGTCTTCTCAAATACGGTCATTATAAGAGTGCTTGCTATATTAAGGCACGCCACAATGACTATAAGCGTAAGTATCAGAAACATAACAATCTTCTCAAGTTTTAGCGCGGAAATAAGGTTTTTATTCTGCTCCATCCACGTTCTTACCGTAAACGGCGGGCCTAATTTCTCCAACAACTCTTTCTTTATTTCCCGCGCGCGAAACGCGTCGTCTATTTTGACACTGATCCCGCTAACAAGGCCCGATACCGCGAATATGTCCTGTGCCTTCTTAAGATCAATAAAAATAAAATTCATGTCATATTCATACATGCCGGAATTGAATATACCGCATATCGCAAGAGTCTGGCCTTTAGTATCCGACGGAGAGACTAAAATTATTTTGTCGCCCAACTTTAACCTTAACCTCGAGGCGAGTTCACTGCCTATTACGACGCCGTTCCCATTAAATTCTAACGATCCCTGTTTTATATATGTTCCTATTTTACTTATCTTCTCTTCTTTTGGGCTATCTATGCCTTTTACTATAACACCCGTCACATTTTCATTGCTGCGGACAAGCGCCTGCCCGTGCAGATATGGTGCCGCGGAAACAATATGAGGGGTTGACAAAATCTTTGAGACAAACTCGCCCGAAGGGTCCACGCCATAGTCGGACTCGACTACAATGTGCGCGTTCATCCCTATTATCTTCTCTTTTAGGTCATTATCAAACCCGGACATTACGGCTATGACGGTAATAAGCGCGGCGACACCGACGGCGATGCCGAGTATCGATATCAGGCTTATTATGGAGATGAATTTTTCTTTATGTTTTGATGTGAGGTATCTGAAGGCTATGAAGGCAAGCCAGTTCATTCAATATTTTCGCTTCGCGCAACTTCTCGCGAGGTTTCGGGTTTTAACTGTGGGAACAATATTACATCTCTTATCGACGGTGAATTGGTCAATACCATTACGAGCCTGTCTATGCCTATACCTAACCCGCCCGCGGGAGGCATCCCATATTCCAATGCCCGCACGAAATCATAATCTATCTTATTCTTTTTATCTTTAACGCCTTCAAGATCGGCCTCAAACCTTGCCGCCTGCTCGATAGGATCATTGAGTTCGGAATAAGCGTTTGCCACTTCCATGCCGCCCATGTAAAGCTCAAATCTGTCGGTAAGAAGAGGGTTATCCTTTTTGCATTTGGCCAGCGGGCACATCTCCTTGAAGATATCTACAACAAATACAGGGTGATTCTGGGCCTTGGGTTCTATCAGGTCTCCGACGATATTTATCAACTGCGTCCTGGAAAGCTCTTTTCCTTCCACTTCTACGCCTTTGCTTTTTAATTTTCTTATCCACTCTTCCTGCGTCTGGTCCGGGCTTATGCCGAACTGATCCTTCATCAGGTCCGCGAATGATATCTTCTCCCACCTGGAAAGATCTATCGTCTTACCCTGATATTCAAAGGCGGTCTTGCCGATTACGTCCTGGGCCAGTTTCGTTATTAAGTCTTCGGTTAATTTCATCATACCGGCGCAGTCAGAGTATGCCTGGTAGACTTCGAGCATGGTAAATTCGGGATTGTGCCTTATGGATATGCCTTCATTCCTAAAATTCCTATTTATCTCATATACCCTGTCAAAACCTCCGACCAGAAGTCTCTTTAAGAAGAGTTCCGGCGCTATTCTTAGGTATAGGTCTACTCCCAACGCTTCATGATGAGTCTTAAAAGGCTTACCTGCCGCGCCGCCCGGTATCGACTGCATCATGGGAGTCTCAACCTCAAGGAAACCCCTGCTATCCAAGAAGGATCGAATGCCGGTAACAACCTTCGATCTATCTATGAATACTTTCTTAACATCGTCGTTCATGACAAGATCCACATAGCGCTGGCGATACCTGGTCTCAATGTCTTTCAAGCCGTGCCATTTTTCCGGAAGCGGCCTTAAGGATTTTGATAGAATAACAAATTCGGTAGTCTTTATCGATGGCTCACCTGTTCTGGTCTTGAACGTCTCGCCTTTTATTCCGACAAAGTCACCTATATCGGTATTATTGGATAACTCGAAACTATCTTGTCCGATAATATCCGCCTTAACATACAGTTGTACCTTGCCGGTAGAATCTTTGAGATCGTAAAATTTCGCCTTGCCATGCTCTCGGCATGCCATGAGCCTGCCGGCTAATGTAACAACTTTGCCATCACTAAAATTGTCTGTGAGATCTTTTATTGAAGAAGTAATATCAAACCTTGCGCCATAGGCATATATGCCCTTACTATTTATAGCATCCAGTTTTAATCTTCTCTGTTTTATAAGTTCGTTCTCTTCATGCATGAAAATAATTATATACTACATATATG
This genomic window contains:
- a CDS encoding protein arginine kinase; translated protein: MKLDEFLKHDCEWLKGTGPNSDIVMSSRTRLARNLDKLSFSHWADKKQQEAILTAILDAAKSVSYLKDALFLRLKDLSEVDRLFLVERHLMSPEHTKDVEFKALIVDPKEIISIMVNEEDHLRIQILQSGLNLMECWRIIDALDTELSKKLSFAYSTKWGYLTACPTNTGTGLRGSIMLHLPSLVFTGQIGKILQATAKLGLNIRGLYGEGTEASGNLFQVSNQVSLGRTEEDIMDNIERIINQIIAREEATRRNIIAKSKDALIDRVWRAFGTLKNAHIITSNETIALLSAIRLGVDVGVVKNMDRRMVNELLILTQPAHLQKLKGKVLSSNERDTQRAELIREKLK
- a CDS encoding ATP-dependent Clp protease ATP-binding subunit; the protein is MFNRFTERARKVILLAKEEAKRFNHDYIGTEHILLGLVREGEGVAAAVLASFGLTPDKIRIEVEKLVQPGPTTVISGDLPFTPKAKKVMELATEEARALGHNYIGTEHLLLGLIREGEGVASQVLMNLGLELERVREEVMNLLGSSIPGYEMGQKVSHAKTPALDAFGRDLTKLAKDNKLDPVIGRKNEIERVIQILSRRTKNNPVLLGEAGVGKTAIVEGLAQKIVAGDIPEILRDQRIIILDLALMVAGTKYRGQFEERIKAVMDEIKRSEDIIVFIDELHTLVGAGGAEGAIDASNILKPALSRGEIQCIGATTLNEYRKHIEKDAALERRFQTIMVEPPSVAETIDILKGLRDKYEAHHRVKFTDEAVEAAAKLSDRYITGRYLPDKAIDLIDEAGARSRLSVMTAPPDVKHIEDKMETVKKEKEQSVKNQDFERAAKFRDEERKLKEELGGIKKEWQTSRGKFEPKVTDEDIAVIVSKWTGIPIVKLEEKEQAKFLNMEDGMHKRVIGQNEAISAIAHAVRRSRAGIKDPRRPIGSFIFLGPTGVGKTLVARALAEFMFGDEDAIIQIDMSEYMEKFNVSRLVGAPPGYVGYEEGGQLTEKVRRRPYSVVLLDEIEKAHPDVFNILLQMLEEGRLTDSFGRKVDFRNTIIIMTSNIGAETLKKQGSIGFKSQEEEVTYQSMKTRLLDEVKKVFKPEFLNRVDDIIVFRSLTREDLEHIVELETKEVETRLKDQNIHIELTKEAKNFLIERGFDKVFGARPLKRTIQRFLEDPLAEGIIKGTYKPGVKVRVTATPDHLEFTTV
- a CDS encoding TRAM domain-containing protein; translated protein: MTVLYLRAFFVVVSTIVGYYVGALLGNFNMTWQIGGALCGLIGSSTIILVEVGMRRFSVRNLSAAVFGLIFGFFMAWILTSVLKLIPMSIELFSSLQIVLILVFCYLGMVIAMRGKDEFNLVIPYVKFVRQDEREDVVLLDTSVIIDGRIADILDTRFVEGRIVIPRFVLRELQQIADSQDALKRNRGRRGLDILNRIQKNSKLNVRIQEEDFPDIKDVDAKLVKMGQLLSAKVVTNDFNLNKIAELQGVTVLNINELANALRPVVLPGEAMEVRISKEGKEYNQGVGYLDDGTMVVVDNTRHLIGQVAKVTVTSVLQTSAGRMIFAKLEDAPRQQGGWKGK
- a CDS encoding MlaD family protein → MDGTKIFELKVGIFIMIGIAILFIIVFSIGDINLVKRGYHIKIDFNFVDGIGPSAPVRLAGVGVGQIDGLKIYYNETEKKTKAQLNAWIKESVKIDEEAVATINTLGFMGEKYLEISPGIGERFLKDGDMLIGKDPASVNKIFEKLGSLTDSVNTVVTRLKNGEGTVGKLLTDDSVYKNLEAFTEDIKNNPWKLLNKPRGQ
- the ilvE gene encoding branched-chain-amino-acid transaminase; the protein is MLIYLNGKMVDKEKAVVSVFDHGLLYGDGVFEGIRSYDGLVFKLKEHIDRLYRSADAIHMVIPMTKDAMSKAVIDTLKANSLKSAYIRLVVTRGPGDLGLDPRKCKYSTIFIITDKIKLYPEVFYRNGLEIITAKTRRNLANALDPKIKSLNYLNNILAKIDAIKAGTEEAIMLTYNDYVAECTGDNIFMVKGGNFFTSPTSIGALEGITRDAVIGLAKSVGAGFEEKMLKLEDLYAADEVFLTGTAAEIIPVTAIDKNRIGTGKPGAVTARLMIEFKKLTKIDGVKYVL
- a CDS encoding ABC transporter ATP-binding protein, producing the protein MIEIINVSKTFGGHKVLDNLNLNVRDGETTVIIGRSGCGKSVLLKHIIGLLKPDSGNILIDGKNTTRMDEKELNEIRMKFGMLFQGAALFDSLTIFENVGFSMLEHTNATKQEVAKRVKECLALVGLKDIEDKKPAELSGGMKKRVGLARAILVRPQIILYDEPTTGLDPIMGDSINDLIVQLHARFKMTSIAVTHDMTSAYKIADRITMLYNGKIIADGTPDHIKNTKDPIVKQFITGAGTGPITEGIDFEHLI
- a CDS encoding UvrB/UvrC motif-containing protein; its protein translation is MFCDVCGKKEATVHLTEIVNDQVSKLNLCEDCAREKGAEMEEHFGLSELLAGLTDMGTTVEPEVAISIKCPNCGMTYQNFRKLGRLGCSECYEAFKKELAPLLKRIHGSDRHVGKVPLKTGKTIKDTRTLQDLKMQLEKAIQTEEFEEAAKLRDKIKDLENKKAKEG
- a CDS encoding ABC transporter permease, whose protein sequence is MFRNIAELVGKRFIEFVRYAGGTSILLGETLFWIPIPPLRRRHVVEQMSRIGVDSLPIVSLISLFTGMVLALQSAYQMQKMSAEMYIASLVALSMTRELGPVLTALIVAGRTGASITAELGTMKVTEQVDALETLATNPVKYLVVPRFLALVIMIPILTLYSDIIGGLGGYLIGVYKLDVSHSMYMKMTWKALRYKDIYTGLIKSTFFAMIICIVACFEGMRAEGGAEGVGKATTSSVVTSFILIIASDCFFTALFYFLN